The following proteins come from a genomic window of Sphingobium cloacae:
- the cofE gene encoding coenzyme F420-0:L-glutamate ligase, translating into MTAAASATATLLALGGIPMIGLGDDLAAIILDAVERSGEALRDGDILVLAQKIVSKAEGRVVPLARVTPSAEAVDLAERCDKDPRLVELILSETDKVMRVRKGVLIVRHRLGLVLANAGIDQSNIAQEGEGVALLLPLDPDASCAAIRQEIARRTGRDVAILIIDSLGRAWRKGTCGIAIGVSGMAGLLDLRGAPDLHGRQLQTSELGLADEVAAAASLVMGQADEGRPVVLVRGIGRGRSEGRAADLIREPEMDLFP; encoded by the coding sequence ATGACTGCCGCCGCATCGGCCACGGCCACGCTGCTTGCCCTGGGCGGCATTCCCATGATCGGGCTGGGCGACGATCTGGCCGCGATCATCCTCGACGCGGTGGAGCGGTCGGGCGAAGCCCTGCGGGACGGCGACATCCTCGTCCTCGCGCAGAAGATCGTGTCGAAGGCGGAAGGGCGGGTCGTGCCTCTGGCGCGGGTCACGCCGTCCGCCGAAGCGGTGGACCTCGCCGAACGTTGCGACAAGGACCCGCGCCTCGTCGAACTCATCCTGTCTGAAACCGACAAGGTGATGCGTGTCCGCAAGGGCGTGTTGATCGTCCGGCACCGGCTGGGGCTGGTGCTGGCCAATGCGGGCATCGACCAGTCGAACATCGCGCAGGAAGGGGAAGGCGTCGCTCTCCTGCTCCCACTCGATCCCGACGCCAGTTGCGCGGCCATCCGGCAGGAAATCGCGCGTCGGACGGGCAGGGACGTCGCCATCCTCATCATCGACAGTCTCGGCCGGGCATGGCGCAAGGGAACCTGCGGCATCGCTATCGGCGTCAGCGGCATGGCGGGCTTGCTGGACCTGCGCGGCGCGCCGGACCTGCACGGGCGCCAGCTTCAGACCAGCGAACTCGGCCTTGCCGACGAAGTGGCGGCGGCCGCTTCCCTCGTCATGGGGCAGGCCGATGAAGGGCGCCCCGTGGTGCTGGTCCGCGGCATCGGACGCGGACGCTCCGAAGGCCGCGCCGCCGATCTCATCCGCGAACCCGAAATGGACCTTTTTCCATGA